The Nocardioides houyundeii genome includes the window GGTGCTGATCACCTCGACGGCGTCGTGTGATGCCACGTCAGGTCTCCTTGAAGTCGGTGGGGAGGTCGTTGGGCCCGAACGCGTCGGGAAGTACTTGGTCCATGGTTCTGATGCCGGACACCGTCCACAGCAGCAGCTCCGCTCCCCCGTGCTCGAACAGCAGCTGGCGGCACCGGCCGCACGGCATGATGATCTGCGCCTGACCGTTGACGCAGACGAAGTGCGTCAGCCGGCCTCCCCCGCTGGCGTGCAGCTGGGAGACCAGCCCGCACTCGGCGCACAGCCCCACGCCGTACGAGGCGTTCTCCACGTTGCAGCCCACCAGCACCGTCGCGGTGCCGTCGGGCCGCTGCACCCGGGCGGCGGCACCCACCTGGTAGCGGCTGTACGGCGCGTACGCGTGGGCGGCAAT containing:
- a CDS encoding cytidine deaminase — its product is MAAPSWSLDDWDALRERAVEIAAHAYAPYSRYQVGAAARVQRPDGTATVLVGCNVENASYGVGLCAECGLVSQLHASGGGRLTHFVCVNGQAQIIMPCGRCRQLLFEHGGAELLLWTVSGIRTMDQVLPDAFGPNDLPTDFKET